In Rosa chinensis cultivar Old Blush chromosome 1, RchiOBHm-V2, whole genome shotgun sequence, a genomic segment contains:
- the LOC121052688 gene encoding uncharacterized protein LOC121052688, whose protein sequence is MVTPLSASVVLTPSFLASRRSPLLSFRTPGNYNIYILIYIFHFRCDMHSELEPGASSLKPEESKAKAVVKWRVVKEKRFPIIKGITPQSKVNSFYQSHTENVCSIP, encoded by the exons ATGGTAACGCCGCTGTCGGCATCCGTGGTACTGACACCATCGTTCTTGGCGTCGAGAAGAAGTCCACTGCTAAGCTTCAGGACTCCAG GGAATTATAACATATACATACTCATATATATCTTCCACTTTCGCTGTGACATGCACTCAGAACTGGAGCCTGGAGCCTCAAGTCTGAAGCCTGAAGAGAGCAAAGCTAAAGCAGTCGTAAAATGGAGAGTAGTGAAGGAGAAGAGGTTTCCTATCATTAAAGGCATCACTCCCCAGTCCAAAGTTAACTCTTTTTACCAATCCCACACCGAAAat GTTTGCTCCATCCCCTGA